The following are encoded together in the Bacillus sp. NP157 genome:
- a CDS encoding glycosyltransferase family 4 protein, with product MATVFPSRTMTVVQLVPALHSGGAERSTLEIAKALVEAGHRSVVVSAGGRLVAQLEAEGSEHVTLPIGRKSLGTLFTVGKLRRVLRELKPDIVHARSRLPGWIGWWAMKGVKPRPHFVTTVHGLNSPGHYSSILLRGERVIVVSQTLRDYVLRHYPNDISTARIAVIPRGVDTEAFPYGYRPDDSWQRAFFEEYPQLEGGPLLTLPGRGTRLKGHADAIELIADLQHRAIDARLLLLGADEPGREAYVAEMRELIRARGLGDKVVISPARPDIRDVYAMSSLVLQLSQRPESFGRTVVEALAMCRPVMGYAHGGVGELLAELYPAGRVPLGDRERLVERAAELLRFAPPIPPPRSYRLVDMQAATLAMYAEVVEGVPAA from the coding sequence ATGGCCACCGTCTTCCCCTCCCGGACGATGACCGTCGTACAACTGGTACCCGCCCTGCATTCGGGCGGCGCTGAGCGTTCGACCCTGGAAATTGCCAAGGCGCTGGTCGAGGCGGGGCACCGCTCGGTCGTGGTTTCCGCCGGTGGCCGGCTGGTCGCCCAGCTCGAAGCCGAAGGCAGCGAGCACGTCACGCTGCCGATCGGCCGCAAGTCGCTGGGCACGCTGTTCACCGTCGGCAAGCTGCGCCGCGTGTTGCGCGAGCTCAAGCCGGACATCGTCCATGCCCGTTCCCGCCTGCCGGGCTGGATCGGCTGGTGGGCAATGAAGGGCGTGAAGCCGCGCCCGCACTTCGTCACCACGGTGCACGGCCTGAACAGCCCGGGCCACTACAGCAGCATCCTGCTGCGTGGCGAGCGGGTCATCGTGGTCTCGCAGACGCTGCGCGACTACGTGCTGCGGCACTACCCGAACGACATCTCCACGGCACGCATCGCGGTGATCCCGCGCGGCGTCGACACCGAAGCGTTCCCGTACGGCTATCGCCCCGACGACTCCTGGCAGCGGGCGTTCTTCGAGGAATACCCGCAACTGGAAGGTGGGCCGCTGCTCACCCTGCCGGGTCGCGGTACGCGCCTGAAGGGCCACGCGGACGCCATCGAGCTGATCGCCGACCTGCAACACCGGGCGATCGATGCGCGGCTGTTGTTGCTGGGCGCCGACGAACCGGGGCGCGAAGCCTACGTCGCCGAGATGCGTGAACTGATCCGTGCGCGTGGCCTTGGCGACAAGGTGGTGATCTCGCCGGCGCGTCCGGATATCCGCGACGTCTACGCCATGTCCAGCCTGGTGCTGCAGCTGTCGCAGCGGCCGGAGTCGTTCGGTCGCACCGTGGTCGAAGCGCTGGCGATGTGCCGCCCGGTCATGGGTTACGCGCACGGTGGCGTCGGCGAACTGCTGGCCGAACTGTATCCGGCCGGCCGCGTGCCGCTCGGCGACCGCGAACGCCTGGTCGAGCGCGCCGCGGAACTGCTTCGCTTCGCACCGCCGATCCCGCCGCCGCGCAGCTACCGGCTGGTCGACATGCAGGCCGCCACCCTGGCGATGTACGCCGAGGTGGTCGAAGGCGTGCCGGCCGCGTGA
- the recG gene encoding ATP-dependent DNA helicase RecG — protein sequence MARIASPSSAAPSADPGRAPLTTLGGVGPALAETLGKLGLREVQDLWFHLPLRYEDRTTVVPIAELRPGDRAQVEGAVDVVERTFRGRMQLKVIISDDSGRALLLRFFHFRKAQVEQLQKGTRVLCFGEVRQGPQGLEIVHPQYQRIENDEPVVVDERLTPVYPATEGLGPRRLASVIAKALHHLPTDDRLELIPEDVGRPLGLTSLRDALLYVHRPPNDVDLRQLGEGAHPAQKRLAFEELLTQHLTLRRMRAAVKKRKAPALKSAGVLRERLLASLPFALTRAQSRVAAEVNRDLVRAHPMLRLVQGDVGSGKTVVAALAALAAVEAGYQVALVAPTELLAEQHLRNFRAWLEPLDLHVEWLAGKVQGRARKSALAHAAEGSAHIVVGTHALMQEGVAFQKLGLVIVDEQHRFGVHQRLALRDKGTRGEQIPHQLVLTATPIPRTLAMSAYADLDVSSIDELPPGRTPVQTVALSNERRYDVMERIHAACMEGRQVYWVCTLIEENEQMNAQAAEVAHAELVAGLENISVGLIHGRMKPKEKQAVMDAFKRGEIAVLVATTVIEVGVDVPNASLMVIENSERLGLAQLHQLRGRVGRGAIASSCVLLYQTPLSRLAKERLQVMRETNDGFRIAEKDLELRGPGEVLGTRQTGQLQFRIADLARDAHLMPDVQRVAEAMMRDHPARCERLIARWVGDAARYVDA from the coding sequence GTGGCCCGTATCGCCAGCCCTTCGTCCGCCGCGCCGTCGGCGGATCCGGGTCGCGCGCCGCTGACCACGCTCGGCGGCGTCGGGCCAGCGCTTGCCGAAACGCTGGGCAAGCTCGGCCTGCGCGAGGTGCAGGACCTCTGGTTCCACCTGCCGCTGCGTTACGAAGACCGCACCACGGTCGTGCCGATCGCCGAGCTGCGCCCGGGCGATCGCGCCCAGGTCGAAGGCGCGGTGGATGTCGTCGAGCGTACGTTCCGCGGGCGCATGCAACTGAAGGTGATCATCAGCGACGACTCCGGCCGTGCGCTGTTGCTGCGCTTCTTCCACTTCCGCAAGGCGCAGGTGGAGCAGTTGCAGAAGGGCACGCGCGTGCTCTGCTTCGGCGAGGTGCGCCAGGGGCCGCAGGGCCTGGAGATCGTCCACCCGCAGTACCAGCGCATCGAGAACGACGAACCGGTGGTCGTCGACGAGCGGCTGACGCCGGTCTATCCGGCGACGGAAGGGCTGGGTCCACGCCGCCTCGCCAGCGTCATCGCCAAGGCGCTGCATCATCTGCCGACCGACGACCGGCTGGAGCTGATTCCGGAGGATGTCGGCCGGCCGCTGGGCCTGACCTCGCTGCGCGATGCGCTGCTCTACGTGCATCGCCCGCCCAACGATGTCGACCTGCGCCAGCTTGGCGAAGGTGCGCACCCCGCGCAGAAACGCCTTGCCTTCGAGGAGTTGCTGACCCAGCACCTGACCCTGCGTCGCATGCGTGCGGCGGTAAAGAAGCGCAAGGCGCCGGCGTTGAAAAGCGCAGGTGTCTTGCGCGAGCGCCTGCTGGCATCGCTGCCCTTTGCCCTGACCAGGGCGCAGTCGCGGGTCGCCGCGGAGGTGAATCGCGACCTGGTGCGTGCGCATCCGATGCTGCGGCTGGTGCAGGGCGACGTGGGCAGCGGCAAGACCGTGGTCGCCGCACTTGCCGCGCTTGCCGCGGTGGAGGCCGGCTACCAGGTCGCGCTGGTCGCGCCGACGGAACTGCTCGCCGAGCAGCACCTGCGTAACTTCCGTGCCTGGCTTGAACCGCTCGACCTGCACGTGGAGTGGCTCGCGGGCAAGGTGCAGGGCAGGGCACGCAAGAGCGCGCTGGCGCATGCCGCCGAAGGCAGCGCGCATATCGTCGTCGGTACCCATGCGTTGATGCAGGAAGGCGTCGCCTTCCAGAAGCTCGGCCTGGTGATCGTCGACGAGCAGCACCGCTTCGGCGTGCACCAGCGCCTGGCCCTGCGCGACAAGGGCACCCGTGGTGAACAGATCCCGCACCAGCTGGTCCTCACCGCGACGCCGATCCCGCGCACGCTGGCGATGAGCGCCTATGCCGACCTCGATGTGTCGTCGATCGACGAACTGCCACCGGGGCGTACGCCGGTGCAGACCGTGGCGCTTTCCAACGAGCGTCGCTACGACGTCATGGAGCGGATCCACGCCGCCTGCATGGAAGGCCGCCAGGTGTACTGGGTCTGCACGCTGATCGAAGAGAACGAGCAGATGAACGCACAGGCGGCCGAGGTCGCCCACGCGGAGCTGGTCGCCGGGCTGGAAAACATCAGCGTGGGGCTGATCCACGGCCGGATGAAGCCGAAGGAAAAGCAGGCGGTGATGGACGCGTTCAAGCGTGGCGAGATCGCCGTGCTGGTCGCGACCACGGTCATCGAAGTGGGCGTGGACGTACCCAACGCCAGCCTGATGGTGATCGAGAACAGTGAGCGGCTCGGCCTTGCGCAGCTGCACCAGTTGCGCGGCCGTGTCGGCCGTGGCGCCATCGCGTCGTCGTGCGTGTTGCTTTACCAGACGCCGTTGTCGCGGCTCGCGAAGGAACGCCTGCAGGTGATGCGCGAGACCAACGACGGCTTCCGCATCGCGGAAAAAGACCTCGAACTGCGCGGCCCCGGCGAGGTGCTCGGCACTCGCCAGACCGGCCAGCTACAGTTCCGCATCGCCGACCTGGCCCGCGACGCGCACCTGATGCCGGACGTGCAACGCGTCGCCGAAGCGATGATGCGCGACCACCCCGCACGCTGCGAACGCCTGATCGCCCGCTGGGTCGGCGACGCCGCCCGTTACGTCGACGCGTAA
- a CDS encoding mitochondrial fission ELM1 family protein yields MSATSLAPGSCWVVTDGAAGNRRQALALAEALTPSIREIVVDLRAPWAWFAPRLLPGSRLALSRQAGGLRPPWPALVIGCGRAAAWATRQVRDGSGGRTLAVQILDPRVGTDAWDLVVAPKHDQLHGDNVLTPLGSLNPVDDAWLADAREAFAEFGDLPGPRLGVLLGGPRHGGTMDAGELAALLEGVKRRHASEGGSVMVLASRRTPSALLPMVRAAVQGMPGFFWAPGDDDPNPYPGVLGWADRLVVTADSVNMLSEACATGRPVHTLATQPLPAKLERFHAELRDTRRLHAIDASTPPVQPVLRETAWVAMRVREHLGLAAAYAST; encoded by the coding sequence GTGAGTGCCACTTCGCTCGCTCCGGGTTCGTGCTGGGTGGTGACCGATGGCGCCGCCGGCAACCGCCGCCAGGCCCTTGCCCTGGCCGAGGCGCTGACCCCGTCGATCCGCGAGATCGTGGTCGACCTGCGCGCGCCGTGGGCCTGGTTTGCGCCGCGCCTGCTACCCGGCTCGCGGCTTGCCCTGTCCCGCCAGGCAGGGGGCTTGCGGCCGCCCTGGCCGGCCCTGGTGATCGGCTGCGGCCGGGCCGCGGCGTGGGCGACCCGGCAGGTCCGCGACGGATCCGGAGGCCGCACGCTGGCCGTGCAGATCCTCGACCCGCGCGTCGGCACCGACGCCTGGGACCTGGTGGTCGCACCGAAGCACGACCAGCTGCACGGCGACAACGTGCTGACCCCGCTGGGCTCGCTCAACCCGGTCGACGACGCGTGGCTGGCGGATGCACGCGAGGCCTTCGCGGAATTCGGCGACCTGCCCGGCCCCCGCCTGGGCGTCTTGCTCGGCGGCCCGCGCCACGGCGGCACGATGGATGCGGGGGAACTCGCGGCGTTGCTGGAAGGCGTGAAGCGCCGGCATGCCAGCGAGGGCGGTTCGGTGATGGTGCTCGCCTCGCGACGCACGCCGTCGGCATTGCTGCCGATGGTCCGCGCCGCCGTGCAGGGCATGCCGGGTTTCTTCTGGGCGCCCGGCGACGACGATCCCAATCCCTACCCCGGCGTGCTCGGCTGGGCCGACCGACTGGTGGTCACGGCCGATTCGGTCAACATGCTGAGCGAAGCCTGCGCCACCGGCCGCCCCGTGCACACCCTGGCGACCCAGCCCCTGCCGGCGAAGCTCGAGCGCTTCCACGCCGAGCTACGCGACACCCGCCGCCTGCACGCCATCGACGCCAGCACCCCACCGGTGCAACCGGTGCTGCGCGAGACCGCGTGGGTAGCCATGCGTGTCCGCGAACACCTGGGCCTTGCGGCGGCTTACGCGTCGACGTAA
- a CDS encoding YceI family protein, with translation MRALRYVALAGLLAVAGNAAAAPVTYKLDPGHTMVLFSWNHFGFSNPTANLGSVDGTLVYDEKDPTKATVEATLPLTGLDTFVPKLDEHLKSADFLDAAKFPTVTFKSTKVATAGKDKLKVTGDLTVHGVTKPVTLDVTLNKIGPHPMMKVQTVGFDATTTIKRSDFGVGAYVPNVSDEIKIRITTEAHDASAK, from the coding sequence ATGCGCGCTCTCCGTTACGTCGCCCTCGCGGGCCTGCTCGCCGTCGCCGGCAATGCCGCCGCCGCCCCGGTCACCTACAAGCTCGACCCGGGCCACACCATGGTCCTGTTCAGCTGGAACCACTTCGGCTTCTCCAACCCGACCGCCAACCTCGGCAGCGTCGACGGCACCCTCGTCTATGACGAGAAGGACCCGACCAAGGCCACCGTCGAAGCCACCCTGCCGCTCACCGGCCTGGACACCTTCGTGCCGAAGCTGGACGAGCACCTGAAGTCGGCCGATTTCCTCGACGCCGCCAAGTTCCCGACCGTCACCTTCAAGAGCACCAAGGTCGCGACCGCGGGCAAGGACAAGCTGAAGGTCACCGGCGACCTGACCGTGCACGGCGTGACCAAGCCGGTCACCCTCGACGTCACCCTGAACAAGATCGGCCCGCACCCGATGATGAAGGTGCAGACGGTCGGCTTCGACGCCACCACCACGATCAAGCGCTCGGACTTCGGCGTCGGCGCCTACGTCCCGAACGTGTCGGATGAGATCAAGATCCGCATTACCACCGAAGCCCACGACGCCTCGGCCAAGTAA
- a CDS encoding O-antigen ligase family protein, whose product MSGASLTANLRAGLKSPLLPIWLVPALLPVGRSAEFGVFLCLVGSLLLLVREPGAIRHHPGAKLFLWLFAAYAGAALVSAVDAVAPGKSWGTVAGILRFAPLGIYTCFAMRRPGKVRSLYMATAVVVAIWVVDAWVQALTGVGLAGHSDPERLSGIFGRDNLKLGPALAACSPFLLWAAGERWGRRGLVIAYLITLGPILLAGSRASWLCYGIVGLAFLWREAGSAKRFLVACAAGALAVALAGTLAWQVSPRFRERIAHTLPALNGTEAGVDAALTGRLGIWTTSLRMYAAHPINGVGVRSFRVAYPAYATPGDHFLTIEKCSDGEGACHAHQVLLEVATETGTLGLLAWLAAAVLALRAWWRAGVEARERAFPPFVALLAILFPLNTHMAFYSAWWGLLAAWLLSVWCAALYADLGDPEPRHAA is encoded by the coding sequence GTGAGTGGCGCGTCGCTCACGGCGAACCTGCGCGCCGGCCTGAAGTCCCCGTTGTTGCCCATCTGGCTGGTCCCGGCGCTGTTGCCGGTGGGCCGCAGCGCCGAGTTCGGCGTGTTCCTCTGCCTGGTTGGCAGCCTCCTGCTGCTGGTCCGCGAGCCGGGGGCGATCCGCCACCATCCCGGTGCGAAGCTCTTCCTGTGGTTGTTCGCCGCGTATGCCGGCGCCGCGCTGGTCTCGGCGGTGGATGCCGTTGCGCCCGGTAAAAGCTGGGGCACGGTCGCCGGCATCCTGCGCTTCGCGCCGCTGGGGATCTATACGTGTTTCGCCATGCGCCGGCCCGGCAAGGTCCGCAGCCTGTACATGGCCACGGCCGTGGTCGTGGCGATCTGGGTCGTGGATGCGTGGGTGCAGGCACTCACCGGCGTCGGCCTGGCCGGGCATTCCGATCCGGAGCGACTGTCCGGCATCTTCGGCCGCGACAACCTGAAGCTGGGACCCGCGCTTGCCGCGTGTTCGCCGTTCCTGCTCTGGGCGGCGGGCGAGCGCTGGGGTCGCCGCGGGCTGGTCATCGCCTACCTCATCACGCTGGGTCCGATCCTGCTGGCCGGCTCGCGCGCCTCGTGGCTCTGCTACGGCATCGTTGGCCTGGCCTTCCTCTGGCGTGAAGCCGGCAGCGCGAAACGCTTCCTCGTGGCATGCGCCGCGGGCGCGCTCGCCGTCGCCCTCGCCGGCACGCTGGCCTGGCAGGTCTCGCCGCGCTTCCGCGAACGCATCGCGCACACCTTGCCTGCGCTCAACGGCACCGAGGCCGGCGTCGACGCGGCCCTGACCGGTCGCCTCGGCATCTGGACGACCTCGCTGCGCATGTACGCGGCACACCCGATCAACGGCGTGGGCGTGCGCAGCTTCCGCGTCGCTTATCCGGCCTACGCCACGCCGGGCGACCACTTCCTCACCATCGAGAAGTGCTCGGACGGCGAGGGCGCCTGCCATGCCCACCAGGTGCTGCTGGAAGTCGCCACGGAAACTGGCACGCTCGGCCTGCTGGCGTGGCTCGCGGCCGCGGTGCTGGCGCTGCGCGCCTGGTGGCGCGCCGGGGTGGAAGCGCGCGAGCGGGCGTTCCCGCCGTTCGTCGCCCTGCTGGCGATCCTTTTCCCGTTGAACACGCACATGGCGTTCTACTCCGCGTGGTGGGGCCTGCTCGCCGCGTGGCTGCTCTCGGTATGGTGCGCGGCGCTGTATGCCGACCTGGGGGATCCGGAGCCGCGGCATGCCGCGTGA
- a CDS encoding zinc-finger domain-containing protein — protein MRPNPAAAPLIPANAENRYEVTHADLPLSCPMPGMYLWNSHPKVYLPIVDEGGTSKCSYCGANYVLKD, from the coding sequence ATGCGCCCCAATCCCGCGGCCGCGCCGCTTATCCCGGCGAACGCCGAAAATCGTTACGAAGTGACGCACGCCGACCTTCCGCTGTCGTGCCCGATGCCGGGCATGTACCTGTGGAATTCGCATCCGAAGGTGTACCTGCCCATCGTCGACGAGGGCGGCACCTCGAAGTGCTCGTACTGCGGCGCGAACTACGTACTCAAAGACTGA
- a CDS encoding malonic semialdehyde reductase: MSAPLPDASLDQLFRNARTFNAWQEKDVTDEQLHQLYDLVKMGPTSANSSPMRLVFIKSKDAKERLKPFLSENNLEKTMLAPVTAIVATDFSFHDQLPKLFPHVDARSWFTGNEPLIQATAFRNSSLQGAYVILAARALGLDCGPMSGYDQAGLDAEFFAGSQVKSNFLINIGYGNPDKNLFGRLPRLDFEEAAQVL, from the coding sequence ATGAGCGCCCCGTTGCCCGATGCCTCGCTTGACCAGCTTTTCCGCAACGCCCGCACCTTCAACGCGTGGCAGGAGAAGGACGTCACCGACGAACAGCTGCACCAGCTGTACGACCTGGTGAAGATGGGCCCGACCTCGGCGAACTCGTCGCCGATGCGCCTGGTCTTCATCAAGTCGAAGGACGCTAAGGAACGTCTCAAGCCGTTTCTCTCTGAGAACAATCTTGAGAAGACCATGCTGGCCCCGGTGACCGCCATCGTCGCCACCGACTTCTCGTTCCACGACCAGCTGCCGAAGCTGTTCCCGCACGTGGACGCGCGCAGCTGGTTCACCGGCAACGAGCCGCTGATCCAGGCCACCGCGTTCCGCAACTCGTCGCTGCAGGGTGCCTACGTGATCCTGGCCGCCCGCGCGCTGGGGCTGGATTGCGGCCCGATGTCGGGCTACGACCAGGCCGGCCTCGATGCGGAGTTCTTCGCCGGCTCGCAGGTCAAGTCGAACTTCCTGATCAACATCGGCTACGGCAACCCGGACAAGAACCTCTTTGGCCGCCTGCCGCGCCTCGATTTCGAAGAAGCCGCCCAGGTCCTCTGA